The following is a genomic window from Heliangelus exortis chromosome 26, bHelExo1.hap1, whole genome shotgun sequence.
GCTGTGGGTCCTGGGGGCACCCAGGAGGGGTGCGCAGCCTCCCGGCTCCATCTCCCCGCTCCCACCGGGGTTGTGCTCGCAGGGGCCGAGGGGCCCAAGGAGCCGGAGGCGCTGAAGTCGGTGCAGGAATACACCCAGAAAGCCACCGCCATGGCCAAGGAAACCTTCACCGCCCTGCGGGACTCGGAGGCGGTTCAGCAGGCCAGGTGCCCCCTATCTCCCCCCCACCAGCCCGGccccccggcccgccccccGCGCTGAGCCCCCTCCTCTTGCAGGCGCTGGCTCTCGGAGACGTCGGCGCTGGCCAAGGAGAAGCTGGCCTGGCTGAAGGAGCACTTCGCCGACCTCTGGAAGAAGACACCGTCCCCATAGCCCCGCAGGGGGGTGGCCGGGTAGGGGCCGGCCTGGGgtctccccagccccccctccaTCATCGTGGTTGTTGAAATAAAGCGGCGCTGAAGCAGACGTGGTGGTGGCCTCACTGGAGGGGTGGGGAGTTGTGACGAGGGGGCTGCACGGTGGGGAGGGTCTGTACCGGGCTGCACCCTAGCAATGGGGTGAGGGTGTGGGCAGTGgggtgctgctcctgggggggATCCCCTGCTGTGGAACCAGCCCCCACCGTGgtccagcagag
Proteins encoded in this region:
- the APOC3 gene encoding apolipoprotein C-III, producing MGRGRGRGWGWDPRATSSAVSPAMKLSLLFALTCTAVLAVGARAEGPKEPEALKSVQEYTQKATAMAKETFTALRDSEAVQQARRWLSETSALAKEKLAWLKEHFADLWKKTPSP